In Bacteroidia bacterium, a single genomic region encodes these proteins:
- the yajC gene encoding preprotein translocase subunit YajC: MLEVVLLFGGPSQTGQQSGANNFSGLIMLLLVFVVMYFFMIRPQLKKQKEAQKFRNELKKGDRVITIGGLHGKIVEVTDNTVVLEADKDIHLTFEKSAIASLANNSEKKS; the protein is encoded by the coding sequence ATGCTTGAAGTAGTGTTATTATTTGGAGGACCTAGTCAAACAGGGCAGCAAAGCGGAGCAAATAATTTTAGCGGGCTTATCATGTTGCTCTTAGTTTTCGTGGTTATGTACTTTTTTATGATAAGGCCGCAACTCAAAAAACAAAAAGAAGCCCAAAAGTTTCGTAATGAACTGAAAAAAGGAGATAGAGTAATTACCATTGGTGGATTGCATGGTAAAATTGTAGAAGTAACGGACAACACCGTTGTTTTAGAAGCAGACAAAGATATTCACTTAACATTTGAAAAATCAGCGATAGCCAGTTTAGCCAATAATTCAGAGAAAAAATCATGA